The following proteins are encoded in a genomic region of Takifugu flavidus isolate HTHZ2018 chromosome 3, ASM371156v2, whole genome shotgun sequence:
- the LOC130522014 gene encoding uncharacterized protein LOC130522014 isoform X2 — MEAMLLLLLLLRIQTSENSQKVSPRRTQFFEYEKIIVSCERFSSSEWMVWRYTTNSDRFLSQCGSDWGNPTSSGCELNVVKPSDTGVYWCESRYRDSSNMVNITVTRSLVVLQSPVEPVMEHDDVTLHCKNNHSGPSSADFLKHNDLVWTSSTGHMTIRNFSKSDEGAYKCRDSKHGESPPTWLLIHDSSSPATLTVRPSSSQVFEFHNLSFNCETSSRSRVWKVVRAIRINSPTSPTSPNSPNSPNSPNSPDSPNSPDSPVEKYSLGTCGTTWGDPTPHGCLIHTSKKVDSGIYWCESTMSQRSNSVRVNIYNKEVILVGLIHPVGTGENVTLLCKAKIPPPRVTAVFYKNDTIIGSGDSATMTLHHVSQDDEGDYRCQLSGLGNSSSSLLLVRAPQGPPSAALVPHMVIQHLVVFSPYCVSTVLMLLLYLSRLKANQPSVSMTTSSAKEDDEQLNRDDDATADGTIEHEF; from the exons ATGGAGGcaatgctgcttctgctcc TGTTGCTGAGAATCCAAACATCTGAGAACAGTCAGAAAG TTTCTCCCCGCAGGACTCAGTTCTTCGAGTATGAGAAGATCATTGTGAGCTGTGAACGCTTCAGCTCCAGTGAATGGATGGTGTGGAGATACACAACAAACAG TGACCGGTTTCTGTCCCAGTGCGGCTCTGACTGGGGCAACCCAACGTCCTCTGGGTGTGAGCTGAATGTGGTGAAACCGTCTGACACTGGCGTGTACTGGTGTGAGTCCAGATacagagacagcagcaacatggtcAACATCACCGTCACCC GTTCTTTGGTGGTTCTGCAGAGTCCTGTCGAACCTGTGATGGAGCACGATGATGTGACCCTGCACTGTAAAAACAACCACTCCGGCCCCAGCTCTGCAGACTTTTTAAAACACAACGATCTTGTGTGGACCTCCTctacaggtcacatgaccatccGTAATTTCTCCAAGTCTGATGAAGGTGCTTATAAATGCCGGGACAGCAAACACGGAGAGTCTCCGCCCACCTGGCTTCTGATACACG ATTCTTCGAGTCCCGCCACGCTGACCGTCAGAcccagctcctctcaggtgtTTGAGTTCCATAACCTGTCCTTCAACTGTGAGACCAGCAGCCGCTCTCGTGTCTGGAAGGTGGTCAGAGCCATCAGAATCAACAGCCCTACCAGCCCTACCAGCCCTAACAGCCCTAACAGCCCTAACAGCCCTAACAGCCCTGACAGCCCTAACAGCCCTGACAGCCCTGTAGAAAAGTACAGCTTAGGAACGTGTGGAACAACCTGGGGGGATCCCACCCCGCACGGCTGTCTGATCCATACGTCCAAAAAAGTTGACAGTGGGATCTACTGGTGTGAATCAACTATGAGCCAGCGGAGCAACTCCGTCCGTGTCAACATATACA ATAAAGAGGTGATCCTGGTTGGGCTGATCCATCCCGTGGGAACCGGAGAGAACGTCACTCTGCTCTGTAAAGccaagatccccccccccagagtcaCAGCTGTGTTCTATAAAAACGACACCATCATTGGCTCAGGTGACTCTGCAACAATGACTCTGCACCACGTTTCCCAGGATGATGAAGGCGACTACAGGTGCCAACTCAGTGGCCTTGGGAACTCCTCATCCAGCTTGCTCTTAGTCAGAG CTCCACAAGGTCCTCCCTCTGCCGCTCTGGTCCCGCACATGGTGATACAGCACTTAGTGGTCTTCTCCCCATACTGCGTCTCCACTGTCCTCATGCTGCTTTTATACCTGAGCAGGCTTAAAG CAAATCAGCcctctgtttccatgacaacatctTCAGCCAAAGAGGACGATGAGCAACTAAACAGAGACGATGATGCGACGGCTGACGGTACTATCGAGCACGAATTTTAG
- the LOC130522014 gene encoding uncharacterized protein LOC130522014 isoform X1: MEAMLLLLLLLRIQTSENSQKASLLVSPRRTQFFEYEKIIVSCERFSSSEWMVWRYTTNSDRFLSQCGSDWGNPTSSGCELNVVKPSDTGVYWCESRYRDSSNMVNITVTRSLVVLQSPVEPVMEHDDVTLHCKNNHSGPSSADFLKHNDLVWTSSTGHMTIRNFSKSDEGAYKCRDSKHGESPPTWLLIHDSSSPATLTVRPSSSQVFEFHNLSFNCETSSRSRVWKVVRAIRINSPTSPTSPNSPNSPNSPNSPDSPNSPDSPVEKYSLGTCGTTWGDPTPHGCLIHTSKKVDSGIYWCESTMSQRSNSVRVNIYNKEVILVGLIHPVGTGENVTLLCKAKIPPPRVTAVFYKNDTIIGSGDSATMTLHHVSQDDEGDYRCQLSGLGNSSSSLLLVRAPQGPPSAALVPHMVIQHLVVFSPYCVSTVLMLLLYLSRLKANQPSVSMTTSSAKEDDEQLNRDDDATADGTIEHEF; this comes from the exons ATGGAGGcaatgctgcttctgctcc TGTTGCTGAGAATCCAAACATCTGAGAACAGTCAGAAAG cGTCTCTGCTAGTTTCTCCCCGCAGGACTCAGTTCTTCGAGTATGAGAAGATCATTGTGAGCTGTGAACGCTTCAGCTCCAGTGAATGGATGGTGTGGAGATACACAACAAACAG TGACCGGTTTCTGTCCCAGTGCGGCTCTGACTGGGGCAACCCAACGTCCTCTGGGTGTGAGCTGAATGTGGTGAAACCGTCTGACACTGGCGTGTACTGGTGTGAGTCCAGATacagagacagcagcaacatggtcAACATCACCGTCACCC GTTCTTTGGTGGTTCTGCAGAGTCCTGTCGAACCTGTGATGGAGCACGATGATGTGACCCTGCACTGTAAAAACAACCACTCCGGCCCCAGCTCTGCAGACTTTTTAAAACACAACGATCTTGTGTGGACCTCCTctacaggtcacatgaccatccGTAATTTCTCCAAGTCTGATGAAGGTGCTTATAAATGCCGGGACAGCAAACACGGAGAGTCTCCGCCCACCTGGCTTCTGATACACG ATTCTTCGAGTCCCGCCACGCTGACCGTCAGAcccagctcctctcaggtgtTTGAGTTCCATAACCTGTCCTTCAACTGTGAGACCAGCAGCCGCTCTCGTGTCTGGAAGGTGGTCAGAGCCATCAGAATCAACAGCCCTACCAGCCCTACCAGCCCTAACAGCCCTAACAGCCCTAACAGCCCTAACAGCCCTGACAGCCCTAACAGCCCTGACAGCCCTGTAGAAAAGTACAGCTTAGGAACGTGTGGAACAACCTGGGGGGATCCCACCCCGCACGGCTGTCTGATCCATACGTCCAAAAAAGTTGACAGTGGGATCTACTGGTGTGAATCAACTATGAGCCAGCGGAGCAACTCCGTCCGTGTCAACATATACA ATAAAGAGGTGATCCTGGTTGGGCTGATCCATCCCGTGGGAACCGGAGAGAACGTCACTCTGCTCTGTAAAGccaagatccccccccccagagtcaCAGCTGTGTTCTATAAAAACGACACCATCATTGGCTCAGGTGACTCTGCAACAATGACTCTGCACCACGTTTCCCAGGATGATGAAGGCGACTACAGGTGCCAACTCAGTGGCCTTGGGAACTCCTCATCCAGCTTGCTCTTAGTCAGAG CTCCACAAGGTCCTCCCTCTGCCGCTCTGGTCCCGCACATGGTGATACAGCACTTAGTGGTCTTCTCCCCATACTGCGTCTCCACTGTCCTCATGCTGCTTTTATACCTGAGCAGGCTTAAAG CAAATCAGCcctctgtttccatgacaacatctTCAGCCAAAGAGGACGATGAGCAACTAAACAGAGACGATGATGCGACGGCTGACGGTACTATCGAGCACGAATTTTAG
- the LOC130522015 gene encoding ceramide-1-phosphate transfer protein-like isoform X1, translated as MHSCCWQPCWLCSSSSAIHGYLRQVMETVALPGNHVFALAWYQQASHVCGKQLTQNLKQASFLLFQQNPLAPPDWVESDEAWQPNECPGQSFQAWLLLENLKLSMEDSNDILLEPYLQSWDQLLNFMDSLGSVVSFFSQKVKEKVTLLREQSIRHSTGAEGRREAYRTVRSMVETELKEEVVNFSHRTNSGCRMLLRLHRSLLWLKLLLEGLAEGPDIHGHQRTPGELSRDAYRVALAPHHPWFLRQAAEMVFLALPDRQYFLKLVCVQSQNEATPILRTIIRALTLVHKQTQQILAENDMLELP; from the exons ATGCATTCCTGCTGCTGGCAGCCATGTTGgctctgctcttcttcatcagcaATTCACGGCTAC CTCAGGCAGGTGATGGAGACTGTGGCGCTGCCTGGCAACCATGTTTTCGCTCTCGCATGGTACCAACAAGCTAGTCATGTCTGTGGTAAGCAACTGACACAAAACCTAAAACAGGccagttttcttttgtttcagcAGAATCCACTGGCTCCTCCAGACTGGGTGGAGTCAGATGAAGCTTGGCAGCCGAACGAGTGTCCTGGCCAATCGTTTCAGGCCTGGCTTCTGCTGGAGAATTTAAAGCTGAGTATGGAAGACAGCAATGACATCCTGCTGGAACCATACCTACAGAGCTGGGATCAGCTGCTGAA CTTCATGGACTCTCTGGGCTCAGTGGTCAGTTTTTTCTCTCAGAAAGTGAAGGAAAAGGTCACTCTTCTCCGTGAGCAGTCAATCAGACACAGCACCGGGGCTGAGGGGAGACGTGAG GCGTATCGTACTGTTCGATCCATGGTGGAAACAGAGTTAAAAGAGGAAGTGGTTAACTTCTCCCATCGAACAAATTCAGGCTGCAGGATGCTACTGAGGCTTCATCGGTCTCTGCTGTGgctcaaactgctgctggagggtTTGGCTGAAGGTCCGGACATTCATGGACATCAGAGAACACCTGGAGAGCTGAGCAG GGATGCCTACAGAGTGGCGTTggccccccaccacccctgGTTCCTCCGCCAGGCTGCAGAGATGGTGTTCCTTGCTCTCCCGGACCGACAGTACTTCCTGAAATTGGTGTGCGTGCAGAGCCAGAACGAGGCGACCCCGATCCTACGGACCATCATCCGCGCGTTGACACTGGTGCACAAACAGACTCAGCAAATCCTGGCAGAAAATGACATGTTGGAGCTGCCGTGA
- the LOC130522015 gene encoding ceramide-1-phosphate transfer protein-like isoform X3, translated as MVFLRKRRFHAFLLLAAMLALLFFISNSRLPQAGDGDCGAAWQPCFRSRMNPLAPPDWVESDEAWQPNECPGQSFQAWLLLENLKLSMEDSNDILLEPYLQSWDQLLNFMDSLGSVVSFFSQKVKEKVTLLREQSIRHSTGAEGRREAYRTVRSMVETELKEEVVNFSHRTNSGCRMLLRLHRSLLWLKLLLEGLAEGPDIHGHQRTPGELSRDAYRVALAPHHPWFLRQAAEMVFLALPDRQYFLKLVCVQSQNEATPILRTIIRALTLVHKQTQQILAENDMLELP; from the exons ATGGTCTTCCTCAGAAAGAGAAGATTTCATGCATTCCTGCTGCTGGCAGCCATGTTGgctctgctcttcttcatcagcaATTCACGGCTAC CTCAGGCAGGTGATGGAGACTGTGGCGCTGCCTGGCAACCATGTTTTCGCTCTCGCATG AATCCACTGGCTCCTCCAGACTGGGTGGAGTCAGATGAAGCTTGGCAGCCGAACGAGTGTCCTGGCCAATCGTTTCAGGCCTGGCTTCTGCTGGAGAATTTAAAGCTGAGTATGGAAGACAGCAATGACATCCTGCTGGAACCATACCTACAGAGCTGGGATCAGCTGCTGAA CTTCATGGACTCTCTGGGCTCAGTGGTCAGTTTTTTCTCTCAGAAAGTGAAGGAAAAGGTCACTCTTCTCCGTGAGCAGTCAATCAGACACAGCACCGGGGCTGAGGGGAGACGTGAG GCGTATCGTACTGTTCGATCCATGGTGGAAACAGAGTTAAAAGAGGAAGTGGTTAACTTCTCCCATCGAACAAATTCAGGCTGCAGGATGCTACTGAGGCTTCATCGGTCTCTGCTGTGgctcaaactgctgctggagggtTTGGCTGAAGGTCCGGACATTCATGGACATCAGAGAACACCTGGAGAGCTGAGCAG GGATGCCTACAGAGTGGCGTTggccccccaccacccctgGTTCCTCCGCCAGGCTGCAGAGATGGTGTTCCTTGCTCTCCCGGACCGACAGTACTTCCTGAAATTGGTGTGCGTGCAGAGCCAGAACGAGGCGACCCCGATCCTACGGACCATCATCCGCGCGTTGACACTGGTGCACAAACAGACTCAGCAAATCCTGGCAGAAAATGACATGTTGGAGCTGCCGTGA
- the LOC130522015 gene encoding ceramide-1-phosphate transfer protein-like isoform X5, with translation MHSCCWQPCWLCSSSSAIHGYAGDGDCGAAWQPCFRSRMQNPLAPPDWVESDEAWQPNECPGQSFQAWLLLENLKLSMEDSNDILLEPYLQSWDQLLNFMDSLGSVVSFFSQKVKEKVTLLREQSIRHSTGAEGRREAYRTVRSMVETELKEEVVNFSHRTNSGCRMLLRLHRSLLWLKLLLEGLAEGPDIHGHQRTPGELSRDAYRVALAPHHPWFLRQAAEMVFLALPDRQYFLKLVCVQSQNEATPILRTIIRALTLVHKQTQQILAENDMLELP, from the exons ATGCATTCCTGCTGCTGGCAGCCATGTTGgctctgctcttcttcatcagcaATTCACGGCTAC GCAGGTGATGGAGACTGTGGCGCTGCCTGGCAACCATGTTTTCGCTCTCGCATG cAGAATCCACTGGCTCCTCCAGACTGGGTGGAGTCAGATGAAGCTTGGCAGCCGAACGAGTGTCCTGGCCAATCGTTTCAGGCCTGGCTTCTGCTGGAGAATTTAAAGCTGAGTATGGAAGACAGCAATGACATCCTGCTGGAACCATACCTACAGAGCTGGGATCAGCTGCTGAA CTTCATGGACTCTCTGGGCTCAGTGGTCAGTTTTTTCTCTCAGAAAGTGAAGGAAAAGGTCACTCTTCTCCGTGAGCAGTCAATCAGACACAGCACCGGGGCTGAGGGGAGACGTGAG GCGTATCGTACTGTTCGATCCATGGTGGAAACAGAGTTAAAAGAGGAAGTGGTTAACTTCTCCCATCGAACAAATTCAGGCTGCAGGATGCTACTGAGGCTTCATCGGTCTCTGCTGTGgctcaaactgctgctggagggtTTGGCTGAAGGTCCGGACATTCATGGACATCAGAGAACACCTGGAGAGCTGAGCAG GGATGCCTACAGAGTGGCGTTggccccccaccacccctgGTTCCTCCGCCAGGCTGCAGAGATGGTGTTCCTTGCTCTCCCGGACCGACAGTACTTCCTGAAATTGGTGTGCGTGCAGAGCCAGAACGAGGCGACCCCGATCCTACGGACCATCATCCGCGCGTTGACACTGGTGCACAAACAGACTCAGCAAATCCTGGCAGAAAATGACATGTTGGAGCTGCCGTGA
- the LOC130522014 gene encoding uncharacterized protein LOC130522014 isoform X3, translating to MEAMLLLLLLLRIQTSENSQKASLLVSPRRTQFFEYEKIIVSCERFSSSEWMVWRYTTNSDRFLSQCGSDWGNPTSSGCELNVVKPSDTGVYWCESRYRDSSNMVNITVTRSLVVLQSPVEPVMEHDDVTLHCKNNHSGPSSADFLKHNDLVWTSSTGHMTIRNFSKSDEDSSSPATLTVRPSSSQVFEFHNLSFNCETSSRSRVWKVVRAIRINSPTSPTSPNSPNSPNSPNSPDSPNSPDSPVEKYSLGTCGTTWGDPTPHGCLIHTSKKVDSGIYWCESTMSQRSNSVRVNIYNKEVILVGLIHPVGTGENVTLLCKAKIPPPRVTAVFYKNDTIIGSGDSATMTLHHVSQDDEGDYRCQLSGLGNSSSSLLLVRAPQGPPSAALVPHMVIQHLVVFSPYCVSTVLMLLLYLSRLKANQPSVSMTTSSAKEDDEQLNRDDDATADGTIEHEF from the exons ATGGAGGcaatgctgcttctgctcc TGTTGCTGAGAATCCAAACATCTGAGAACAGTCAGAAAG cGTCTCTGCTAGTTTCTCCCCGCAGGACTCAGTTCTTCGAGTATGAGAAGATCATTGTGAGCTGTGAACGCTTCAGCTCCAGTGAATGGATGGTGTGGAGATACACAACAAACAG TGACCGGTTTCTGTCCCAGTGCGGCTCTGACTGGGGCAACCCAACGTCCTCTGGGTGTGAGCTGAATGTGGTGAAACCGTCTGACACTGGCGTGTACTGGTGTGAGTCCAGATacagagacagcagcaacatggtcAACATCACCGTCACCC GTTCTTTGGTGGTTCTGCAGAGTCCTGTCGAACCTGTGATGGAGCACGATGATGTGACCCTGCACTGTAAAAACAACCACTCCGGCCCCAGCTCTGCAGACTTTTTAAAACACAACGATCTTGTGTGGACCTCCTctacaggtcacatgaccatccGTAATTTCTCCAAGTCTGATGAAG ATTCTTCGAGTCCCGCCACGCTGACCGTCAGAcccagctcctctcaggtgtTTGAGTTCCATAACCTGTCCTTCAACTGTGAGACCAGCAGCCGCTCTCGTGTCTGGAAGGTGGTCAGAGCCATCAGAATCAACAGCCCTACCAGCCCTACCAGCCCTAACAGCCCTAACAGCCCTAACAGCCCTAACAGCCCTGACAGCCCTAACAGCCCTGACAGCCCTGTAGAAAAGTACAGCTTAGGAACGTGTGGAACAACCTGGGGGGATCCCACCCCGCACGGCTGTCTGATCCATACGTCCAAAAAAGTTGACAGTGGGATCTACTGGTGTGAATCAACTATGAGCCAGCGGAGCAACTCCGTCCGTGTCAACATATACA ATAAAGAGGTGATCCTGGTTGGGCTGATCCATCCCGTGGGAACCGGAGAGAACGTCACTCTGCTCTGTAAAGccaagatccccccccccagagtcaCAGCTGTGTTCTATAAAAACGACACCATCATTGGCTCAGGTGACTCTGCAACAATGACTCTGCACCACGTTTCCCAGGATGATGAAGGCGACTACAGGTGCCAACTCAGTGGCCTTGGGAACTCCTCATCCAGCTTGCTCTTAGTCAGAG CTCCACAAGGTCCTCCCTCTGCCGCTCTGGTCCCGCACATGGTGATACAGCACTTAGTGGTCTTCTCCCCATACTGCGTCTCCACTGTCCTCATGCTGCTTTTATACCTGAGCAGGCTTAAAG CAAATCAGCcctctgtttccatgacaacatctTCAGCCAAAGAGGACGATGAGCAACTAAACAGAGACGATGATGCGACGGCTGACGGTACTATCGAGCACGAATTTTAG
- the LOC130522015 gene encoding ceramide-1-phosphate transfer protein-like isoform X2: MVFLRKRRFHAFLLLAAMLALLFFISNSRLPQAGDGDCGAAWQPCFRSRMQNPLAPPDWVESDEAWQPNECPGQSFQAWLLLENLKLSMEDSNDILLEPYLQSWDQLLNFMDSLGSVVSFFSQKVKEKVTLLREQSIRHSTGAEGRREAYRTVRSMVETELKEEVVNFSHRTNSGCRMLLRLHRSLLWLKLLLEGLAEGPDIHGHQRTPGELSRDAYRVALAPHHPWFLRQAAEMVFLALPDRQYFLKLVCVQSQNEATPILRTIIRALTLVHKQTQQILAENDMLELP, translated from the exons ATGGTCTTCCTCAGAAAGAGAAGATTTCATGCATTCCTGCTGCTGGCAGCCATGTTGgctctgctcttcttcatcagcaATTCACGGCTAC CTCAGGCAGGTGATGGAGACTGTGGCGCTGCCTGGCAACCATGTTTTCGCTCTCGCATG cAGAATCCACTGGCTCCTCCAGACTGGGTGGAGTCAGATGAAGCTTGGCAGCCGAACGAGTGTCCTGGCCAATCGTTTCAGGCCTGGCTTCTGCTGGAGAATTTAAAGCTGAGTATGGAAGACAGCAATGACATCCTGCTGGAACCATACCTACAGAGCTGGGATCAGCTGCTGAA CTTCATGGACTCTCTGGGCTCAGTGGTCAGTTTTTTCTCTCAGAAAGTGAAGGAAAAGGTCACTCTTCTCCGTGAGCAGTCAATCAGACACAGCACCGGGGCTGAGGGGAGACGTGAG GCGTATCGTACTGTTCGATCCATGGTGGAAACAGAGTTAAAAGAGGAAGTGGTTAACTTCTCCCATCGAACAAATTCAGGCTGCAGGATGCTACTGAGGCTTCATCGGTCTCTGCTGTGgctcaaactgctgctggagggtTTGGCTGAAGGTCCGGACATTCATGGACATCAGAGAACACCTGGAGAGCTGAGCAG GGATGCCTACAGAGTGGCGTTggccccccaccacccctgGTTCCTCCGCCAGGCTGCAGAGATGGTGTTCCTTGCTCTCCCGGACCGACAGTACTTCCTGAAATTGGTGTGCGTGCAGAGCCAGAACGAGGCGACCCCGATCCTACGGACCATCATCCGCGCGTTGACACTGGTGCACAAACAGACTCAGCAAATCCTGGCAGAAAATGACATGTTGGAGCTGCCGTGA
- the LOC130522015 gene encoding ceramide-1-phosphate transfer protein-like isoform X4: METVALPGNHVFALAWYQQASHVCGKQLTQNLKQASFLLFQQNPLAPPDWVESDEAWQPNECPGQSFQAWLLLENLKLSMEDSNDILLEPYLQSWDQLLNFMDSLGSVVSFFSQKVKEKVTLLREQSIRHSTGAEGRREAYRTVRSMVETELKEEVVNFSHRTNSGCRMLLRLHRSLLWLKLLLEGLAEGPDIHGHQRTPGELSRDAYRVALAPHHPWFLRQAAEMVFLALPDRQYFLKLVCVQSQNEATPILRTIIRALTLVHKQTQQILAENDMLELP; this comes from the exons ATGGAGACTGTGGCGCTGCCTGGCAACCATGTTTTCGCTCTCGCATGGTACCAACAAGCTAGTCATGTCTGTGGTAAGCAACTGACACAAAACCTAAAACAGGccagttttcttttgtttcagcAGAATCCACTGGCTCCTCCAGACTGGGTGGAGTCAGATGAAGCTTGGCAGCCGAACGAGTGTCCTGGCCAATCGTTTCAGGCCTGGCTTCTGCTGGAGAATTTAAAGCTGAGTATGGAAGACAGCAATGACATCCTGCTGGAACCATACCTACAGAGCTGGGATCAGCTGCTGAA CTTCATGGACTCTCTGGGCTCAGTGGTCAGTTTTTTCTCTCAGAAAGTGAAGGAAAAGGTCACTCTTCTCCGTGAGCAGTCAATCAGACACAGCACCGGGGCTGAGGGGAGACGTGAG GCGTATCGTACTGTTCGATCCATGGTGGAAACAGAGTTAAAAGAGGAAGTGGTTAACTTCTCCCATCGAACAAATTCAGGCTGCAGGATGCTACTGAGGCTTCATCGGTCTCTGCTGTGgctcaaactgctgctggagggtTTGGCTGAAGGTCCGGACATTCATGGACATCAGAGAACACCTGGAGAGCTGAGCAG GGATGCCTACAGAGTGGCGTTggccccccaccacccctgGTTCCTCCGCCAGGCTGCAGAGATGGTGTTCCTTGCTCTCCCGGACCGACAGTACTTCCTGAAATTGGTGTGCGTGCAGAGCCAGAACGAGGCGACCCCGATCCTACGGACCATCATCCGCGCGTTGACACTGGTGCACAAACAGACTCAGCAAATCCTGGCAGAAAATGACATGTTGGAGCTGCCGTGA
- the LOC130522015 gene encoding ceramide-1-phosphate transfer protein-like isoform X6 → MHSCCWQPCWLCSSSSAIHGYAGDGDCGAAWQPCFRSRMNPLAPPDWVESDEAWQPNECPGQSFQAWLLLENLKLSMEDSNDILLEPYLQSWDQLLNFMDSLGSVVSFFSQKVKEKVTLLREQSIRHSTGAEGRREAYRTVRSMVETELKEEVVNFSHRTNSGCRMLLRLHRSLLWLKLLLEGLAEGPDIHGHQRTPGELSRDAYRVALAPHHPWFLRQAAEMVFLALPDRQYFLKLVCVQSQNEATPILRTIIRALTLVHKQTQQILAENDMLELP, encoded by the exons ATGCATTCCTGCTGCTGGCAGCCATGTTGgctctgctcttcttcatcagcaATTCACGGCTAC GCAGGTGATGGAGACTGTGGCGCTGCCTGGCAACCATGTTTTCGCTCTCGCATG AATCCACTGGCTCCTCCAGACTGGGTGGAGTCAGATGAAGCTTGGCAGCCGAACGAGTGTCCTGGCCAATCGTTTCAGGCCTGGCTTCTGCTGGAGAATTTAAAGCTGAGTATGGAAGACAGCAATGACATCCTGCTGGAACCATACCTACAGAGCTGGGATCAGCTGCTGAA CTTCATGGACTCTCTGGGCTCAGTGGTCAGTTTTTTCTCTCAGAAAGTGAAGGAAAAGGTCACTCTTCTCCGTGAGCAGTCAATCAGACACAGCACCGGGGCTGAGGGGAGACGTGAG GCGTATCGTACTGTTCGATCCATGGTGGAAACAGAGTTAAAAGAGGAAGTGGTTAACTTCTCCCATCGAACAAATTCAGGCTGCAGGATGCTACTGAGGCTTCATCGGTCTCTGCTGTGgctcaaactgctgctggagggtTTGGCTGAAGGTCCGGACATTCATGGACATCAGAGAACACCTGGAGAGCTGAGCAG GGATGCCTACAGAGTGGCGTTggccccccaccacccctgGTTCCTCCGCCAGGCTGCAGAGATGGTGTTCCTTGCTCTCCCGGACCGACAGTACTTCCTGAAATTGGTGTGCGTGCAGAGCCAGAACGAGGCGACCCCGATCCTACGGACCATCATCCGCGCGTTGACACTGGTGCACAAACAGACTCAGCAAATCCTGGCAGAAAATGACATGTTGGAGCTGCCGTGA